A single window of Carassius gibelio isolate Cgi1373 ecotype wild population from Czech Republic chromosome A19, carGib1.2-hapl.c, whole genome shotgun sequence DNA harbors:
- the LOC127935376 gene encoding teashirt homolog 1-like: protein MPRRKQQAPRRSSAYVPEDELKAAKIDEEHLQDDGLSLDGQDAEYLCNEDDDGREQLSYQNSPLSNGTNPDAGYGSPLSDTSDHLADFKSTSSKEGQDKEEVEDMESDAGLSLQDSLAQMKAVYANLISDASWSSITKDIMKGKQVSASRTNSTQSSHKGNNNIANSHASSMTSNGASSNSNASASMKTNVSPSSNSTKATALNNASNGPINGANSGGVAYDWHQAALAKTLQHMPYHLMPEPSLFSTVQLYRQNNKLYGPVFTGASKFRCKDCSAAYDTLVGLTVHMNETGHYRDDNKDKEEEKGKKWSKPRKRSLMEMEGKEDAQKVLKCMYCGHSFESLQDLSVHMIKTKHYQKVPLKEPMPALASKLVPSTKKRAFQDLMSPCSPESISSTPGIPLAETATTKDQKISNPYVTANNRYGYQNGASYTWQFEARKAQILKCMECGSSHDTLQQLTAHMMVTGHFLKVTNSASKKGKQLVFEPVVEEKIQSIPLPPTTTRLPAPTFKSQPDSPVHPSAMDERKESEEEKVEETEEKTIKQEKEDPVEKVEKTEKPSHYKYLREEDLEESPKGGLDILKSLENTVSSAISKAQTGTPTWGGYPSIHAAYQFQGSVKSSIPAVQSVQIQPTFNASGLKSLTSDSSTLIHSPSSPSPPPNHKSNVLAMEELVEKVTGKIPSKKDRDETSTERGSRHLTAELPSPVLIDRKDRPRPDDLSKPTKNGTVDKDLEHVPVWEGEYKESHADNPLKNGTDVLKTQVSNGCSNLGIITDHSPEQPLVNPLSALQSIMNTHLGKASKTVNPLLDPLAMLYKISNNMMEKPMYSPAQVKQVEPINRYYDNEDDQPMDLTKAKSGNGPTNNCSFTVISNSNITNSTRPILSKLTESSSPLRENALMDISDMVKNLTGHLTPKSSTPSSVSEKSDADGCAFEDGLEDFSPVQKRKGRQSNWNPQHLLILQAQFASSLRETPDGKYIITDLGPQERVHICKFTGLSMTTISHWLANVKYQLRRTGGTKFLKNIDSGQPMFLCSDCASQFRTPSTYINHLESHLGFSLKDLSKLSIDLIRDQQAVTKMITDKTFSALGLTEEDSNSIFQCKLCNRTFVSKHAVKLHLSKTHGKSPEDHLIFVTELEKLEKA from the coding sequence CCTATGTGCCGGAGGACGAGCTTAAGGCAGCGAAGATAGATGAGGAGCACCTGCAGGACGACGGACTCTCCTTAGACGGTCAGGACGCAGAGTACCTGTGTAATGAAGATGATGATGGCCGTGAACAGCTGAGCTACCAGAACTCTCCACTCAGCAATGGCACCAACCCAGATGCTGGCTACGGCTCACCCCTCAGCGACACCAGCGATCACCTGGCTGACTTCAAAAGCACCTCCTCCAAAGAGGGCCAGGATAAAGAGGAGGTTGAAGACATGGAGTCAGATGCTGGACTATCTTTGCAGGACAGCCTGGCACAGATGAAAGCAGTCTATGCAAACCTGATTTCAGATGCTTCCTGGTCGAGTATCACAAAGGACATTATGAAAGGCAAGCAGGTTAGCGCTAGTAGAACTAACAGTACTCAAAGCAGCCACAAGGGGAACAACAACATTGCAAATAGCCATGCAAGCAGCATGACTAGCAATGGAGCTAGCAGCAACAGCAACGCTAGTGCTAGCATGAAGACAAATGTGTCGCCAAGCAGCAATTCTACAAAAGCCACCGCATTAAACAATGCCAGCAATGGACCCATCAACGGTGCTAACAGTGGGGGTGTTGCATATGACTGGCACCAAGCAGCTCTTGCTAAAACCTTACAGCATATGCCCTACCACCTCATGCCTGAACCAAGTCTCTTCAGCACAGTGCAGCTGTACCGACAAAACAATAAGCTGTATGGGCCTGTCTTTACAGGTGCCAGCAAGTTCAGATGCAAGGACTGTAGTGCAGCCTACGACACGCTTGTAGGTCTCACGGTGCACATGAATGAAACGGGCCATTATCGCGATGATAACAAGGACAAAGAGGAGGAAAAGGGTAAGAAATGGTCCAAGCCACGGAAACGATCCTTAATGGAGATGGAGGGCAAAGAAGATGCTCAAAAAGTCCTGAAATGCATGTATTGCGGCCACTCGTTCGAATCCCTACAAGACTTGAGTGTCCACATGATCAAAACTAAACACTACCAGAAAGTGCCTCTCAAAGAACCAATGCCAGCTCTTGCCTCAAAGCTGGTGCCCTCCACCAAAAAACGAGCGTTCCAGGACCTGATGTCTCCATGTTCACCTGAGTCAATCTCAAGCACCCCTGGCATTCCACTGGCAGAGACTGCAACCACCAAAGATCAGAAGATTTCCAACCCATATGTCACAGCTAATAACCGTTATGGCTACCAAAACGGTGCAAGTTATACCTGGCAGTTTGAGGCCCGAAAAGCTCAAATTCTTAAGTGTATGGAGTGTGGGAGTTCCCATGACACTTTACAGCAGTTGACAGCCCATATGATGGTgactggacattttctcaaagtCACAAACTCCGCTTCTAAAAAGGGTAAGCAATTAGTTTTTGAACCTGTGGTGGAAGAGAAAATCCAATCCATTCCTCTTCCACCCACGACAACTCGTCTGCCGGCTCCCACTTTCAAGTCCCAGCCTGATTCACCAGTACACCCATCTGCCATGGATGAAAGGAAGGAGTCAGAAGAGGAGAAAGTGGAGGAGACCGAAGAGAAGACAATTAAGCAAGAGAAAGAGGATCCTGTTGAGAAGGTGGAAAAGACAGAGAAACCCAGCCATTACAAATATCTACGAGAAGAGGATCTTGAAGAGTCTCCTAAAGGTGGACTAGATATTCTCAAGTCATTAGAAAATACGGTTTCCAGTGCAATCAGTAAGGCTCAGACCGGTACGCCCACCTGGGGTGGATATCCCAGCATTCATGCCGCCTACCAGTTCCAAGGGTCTGTGAAATCATCTATACCTGCTGTCCAGAGTGTCCAGATTCAACCAACATTCAATGCCAGTGGCTTGAAATCTTTGACATCTGACTCCAGCACTCTGATCCATTCTCCAAGCAGCCCATCACCACCTCCAAACCATAAAAGCAATGTCCTAGCCATGGAAGAGTTGGTGGAAAAAGTAACAGGAAAAATCCCTTCAAAGAAAGACAGGGATGAAACATCTACTGAACGTGGCTCCAGACATCTCACTGCTGAATTACCCTCTCCTGTTCTCATAGACCGAAAGGACCGGCCAAGACCAGACGATCTTAGCAAGCCAACAAAAAATGGCACAGTGGATAAAGACCTAGAGCATGTTCCGGTTTGGGAAGGAGAATACAAAGAAAGCCATGCCGATAATCCTCTAAAGAATGGAACAGATGTCCTCAAAACACAAGTCAGCAATGGTTGCAGTAATTTAGGAATCATCACTGACCACTCACCAGAACAGCCTTTAGTCAACCCCCTCAGTGCATTGCAGTCTATCATGAACACTCATTTGGGTAAGGCCTCCAAAACTGTCAACCCACTCCTAGACCCACTAGCAATGCTGTACAAGATCAGCAACAACATGATGGAAAAGCCCATGTACAGTCCAGCTCAGGTCAAGCAAGTCGAGCCCATCAACAGATATTACGACAATGAAGACGATCAGCCCATGGACTTGACAAAGGCTAAAAGTGGCAACGGACCCACAAATAATTGTTCATTCACTGTTATTAGCAACAGCAACATCACAAACAGCACCCGACCCATCTTGTCCAAGCTGACTGAATCCTCATCTCCTCTTCGGGAGAATGCCCTAATGGACATCTCTGACATGGTGAAGAACCTCACGGGTCACCTGACGCCAAAGTCATCAACCCCTTCCTCTGTATCTGAAAAATCGGATGCAGATGGCTGTGCTTTTGAGGATGGCCTAGAGGATTTTTCGCCTGTTCAGAAGAGGAAAGGCAGGCAATCAAACTGGAACCCTCAGCATCTGCTGATCCTTCAGGCTCAGTTTGCATCCAGCCTTCGGGAAACCCCTGACGGAAAGTACATCATTACAGACCTAGGTCCTCAGGAGCGTGTACATATTTGTAAGTTTACAGGTCTCTCCATGACCACCATCTCCCACTGGTTGGCGAACGTCAAGTACCAACTCAGGCGGACAGGTGGAACAAAGTTTCTGAAGAACATAGACTCGGGACAGCCAATGTTTCTGTGTAGTGATTGTGCCTCCCAGTTCAGAACTCCATCCACATACATTAACCACTTAGAGTCCCACTTGGGCTTTAGCTTGAAGGACCTCTCAAAGTTATCAATAGACCTCATAAGAGACCAGCAAGCAGTCACTAAAATGATTACAGATAAGACATTTAGTGCCCTTGGCTTGACTGAGGAGGACTCTAATTCCATATTTCAGTGCAAACTGTGCAATAGGACTTTTGTCAGCAagcacgcagtgaaactgcacctAAGCAAAACGCATGGAAAGTCACCGGAGGACCACCTGATCTTTGTTACTGAGCTTGAAAAGTTAGAAAAAGCCTAA